In Planctomonas sp. JC2975, the genomic stretch ACGACGAGTGCGGCCGAGCGGCTCGTCCAGGCTCATCAGGTCTTCCGCGACCTTCTGGTACGCCACCTGCACGTCGGCGACCCCGAGCGGCACGCTGGGCGGTGCGCCGGCATCCGCGAACCTGTTCCACAGCTTGCGCTGCTGCTGGATGCGCCGCAGCGACTCGTTCAGGTCGGCGACGTGTCCGCCGGGTCGAACGTATTCGAGGGCGAGCTTGCGCAGCCTGCGGCGGGTGGCTCCCGACATCCCCGGTGCATCGCGACGCGTCGACGTGGCTGCGATCAGCTCGTCGAGCGGACGGTCGAACACGGAGGGCACGAAGCGGTCGAGCGTCTCGCGCAGGTCGGCGAGCAGCCGCAGGTAGATGCCCAGCTCGGCGATGTTCTCGAACGGACGGAGCCGGGTGCCCTCGATGAGCGTGGTGGAGCGGTCGATGAGCCGCGGCACCTCGATGGTGCTGAGCTTCTTCGCCAGGGTGTGCGCGTTCGTCGCCTCGGCCGTGGTGTGGAAGCCTGCCCCGTACCACGGCGAGTCGTCCGGGCCGTAGCGGAACTCGCCCAGCGTCGCTGCCCGACGCAGGATTCCGGCCGCTTCGCTCCGGTCGACCGCCAGAGCCTCGATCGTCTCGCGGTCGAGACGGGCGTGGGTGCGCGGCGGCGACTGCAGCAGCGCAAGCCGCGCCAGCTCGCCGAGCGCGTCGAGCACGCTGACCCCGAACTGCGGATGCGGCGCCGTGAGCGCACCGCGATAGTCCAGCAGCACGCGGCGCAGCCGAACGAGCGCATCGTCGACCTCGTCGACGCCCGGCTTCTCGGTCTTCTCGTTGCGGGTGATGGAACGGATCAGGTCGCGGCGGATGGTGCGGGTGGCGACCGCAGCGCCGCCAAGGCCGACCTGGTCGAGCCGGTGGGCGATGGCATCCAGGCTGGAACGACGCGGACCGACGACGAGCACGCGGCGATTGCGCGAGACGAGCGCACCGATCGCGTTCACGACGGTTTGCGTCGCGCCCGTTCCCGGCAGCGTCTTGACGACGATGGAATTGCCGTTCGCCACCTGGGCGACGACGCTCTCCTGCTCCGGATCCGAATCGAGAAGCAGCGTGTCGATCGACGGCGGGCGGTTGTCCTGCGGCACGATCTCGGCCGGCGAGAAGGCGCTCTCCACCCGCTCCCGCGCAGTGGGGTTGCCGGCGAGCGCCAGCAGCACGTCGTGGTCGAACTCGCCGAGATCGTCGGACATGGATCGTGCGACATCCGCGAACGACGAGACGACCAGTCGTGGCTGCACGGTGAAGTACTCGAGGTGGCTGGTCAGCCCGCGCAGGCGATCGATGACGGGCTGCGGCTTGAACACGCCATTCGTCTCGGCCAGGGCGACGAACGCCTCGGCATCCAGCCGGATGCGGAACTGCTCGTGCAGCGCTCTCGACAACTCGGGGTTGAGGAACGTCTTGCCGCGCAGCTTCAGTTCGAAGTCGCGGCCGTAACGGCGGATGGCCACCGGGCGCAGCAGCACCGGTGCGCTGTACTCGTCGGCGCCGTTGCGCCAGTGCGCCAGCCCGATACCGAGGTGCACAGCGTCGATCCCGCGAACGGCCCGCAGCTCGATGCCCTTCGCCGTGATCGCACCAGCCGCGCCCTTCGCGGTGCGCAGCGCCAGGTCGTCGCGGATCAGGCTCGACAACAGGGTGCGATCGCCCGTGATGAACTGCGGCAGCCCGCCCGGATGCGTCGCGCTCAGCTCGATGCGCGTGCGTGGCGTGTCCACGAAATGCAGGAGCGGGGACCGGCCGCCGACCGCCGCGACCTCGTCGCGCCACTGCATCCACGTCGGCTCCGCGATGTTGCCCGCCGCCACGCGCGGGTCCCCTAGAGTCACGGTCTCAGGACCCGTCGCAGTGCGCGGGTCGAGGGAGACGTCTTCCAACGCCTCCAGCGACGTGAAGTCCACGTCGTGCCTCTTTTCGGGTCTCCGCACACCGGAAACCTTATGCGGAACAAGGCCGTATGCCGATGAGGCAAGGCCGTTTCGACGGCATCCGGGGGCATCGCGCCACCCTATGCCTCGCAGCGGTCGCGGCGTAGGCTGACGGGCGACGATGGAACAGGGCGGGCTGTGGCATCCGCGAGACGCTTCGGTTCCGCGCCATCACGGCGAGGCTGACCGCCGTCGCCAGGCACCGTGCAGTGGGGAGCATCGATGAGCAAGCGCGACGAGATCGTGGAACTCGCAAGCAACGACCCGATCACGACATTGAGCGGATGGGGTGTCCGCAGCGAGCACGCCTATCTTGCGGCGTTCGTCTCGCTCGGACTCGTCTTCCTCATCTGGCTCGTCTCGCGTGCCAAGAAGGACGACCGATCGAGGTCGGAGCACTGGGGGCTCTTCCTCGGCGAGTGGGTGGCGTCGCTGCTTGCGCTCGGCGTCGCTCTGAAGCTCGAAGAGAAGGACTGAGCGGCACAGCTGCTCAGTCGACGCGGAGTTCCACTCCGTGCTTCCACACACGGCGGACCAGCGGAACGCCGGGACGGTAGGCGAGATAGACGTGGCTCGGGGCGTCGAGCAGGACCAGATCCGCGCTCGCGCCGGGTGAGAGTCGTCCCACGTCGTCGCGTCGCAGTGCGCGCGCCCCGCCGGCGGTCGCCGCCCAGAGCGCCTCGTCTGGTGTCATCCCGAGTTCCCGCACGGCCAGAGCGATGACGAACGGCATCGACGAGGTGAAGCACGAGCCGGGGTTGCAGTCGCTGGCGAGCGCGATGGTGACGCCGGCGGAGAGAAGGGCACGGGCATCCGGATAGGGATGTCTCGTGCTGAACTCGACCCCCGGCAGCAACGTGCACACCGTGTTCGATGCGGCGAGCGCGGCGACGTCGTCCGCCGAGAGGTAGGTGGCGTGATCGACGCTGGCGGCGTCGAGTCCGACGGCGACCCTGACGCCCTCGCCCTCGCCGAGCTGTCCGGCGTGGATGCGCACCCCGAGCCCGCGGTCGCGTCCCGCGGTCAGGATGCGCTCCGCCTCCTCCGCGGTGAACGCACCCTCGTCGCAGAAGACGTCGATCCAGCGCGCATGCGGTGCGCAGGCGTGGAGCATGGGACCGGTCACGAGGTCGACGTATCCGCTGCGGTCGTCCGCGTACTCGGATGGCACGACGTGCGCGCCGAGGAACGTCACCTCATCGGTCACCTCGCGTGCCAGACGGGCGAGACGTTCCTCGTTGTCGACGTCGAGCCCGTATCCCGTCTTCACCTCGAAGCTCGTCGTTCCTTGCGAGGCGAGCTCGCGTTCGAAGTGCTGCAGCGTCGCCCGAAGCTGTTCGTCACTGGCGGCACGGGTGGCGGCGACCGTGCTGCGGATCCCGCCCGCCGCATACCGCTCCCCCGCCATGCGCGCCACGAACTCGGCGGAGCGGTCTCCCGCGAAGGCGAGGTGGGTGTGACTGTCGACGAAGCCCGGGATGACGGCGCGACCGCCGGCATCCACGCGTTCCACGTCACCCTGCAGGAGCCGGGCTACCTGCGGTGCTGCGTCGGCCTGCCGGCCGGCCCAGACCACCTGACCGTCGCGGGCGATGAGGGCGGCGTCCTCGACGGCGCCCAGGGGATCGTCCGCTCGCGCGCCGCTCGTGTGCTGATCGTTAGTCACGAGCAGCCCGATGCCGTGCAGGAAGAGCGTGCTCACCCTTCAAGCATGGGGATGCGCAGGCCGCGTTCGCGTGCAACCTCCGCGGCGCGTTCGTATCCCGCGTCGACGTGACGCATCACGCCGGTGCCCGGATCGTTCGTCAGAAC encodes the following:
- a CDS encoding AAA family ATPase, with product MRRPEKRHDVDFTSLEALEDVSLDPRTATGPETVTLGDPRVAAGNIAEPTWMQWRDEVAAVGGRSPLLHFVDTPRTRIELSATHPGGLPQFITGDRTLLSSLIRDDLALRTAKGAAGAITAKGIELRAVRGIDAVHLGIGLAHWRNGADEYSAPVLLRPVAIRRYGRDFELKLRGKTFLNPELSRALHEQFRIRLDAEAFVALAETNGVFKPQPVIDRLRGLTSHLEYFTVQPRLVVSSFADVARSMSDDLGEFDHDVLLALAGNPTARERVESAFSPAEIVPQDNRPPSIDTLLLDSDPEQESVVAQVANGNSIVVKTLPGTGATQTVVNAIGALVSRNRRVLVVGPRRSSLDAIAHRLDQVGLGGAAVATRTIRRDLIRSITRNEKTEKPGVDEVDDALVRLRRVLLDYRGALTAPHPQFGVSVLDALGELARLALLQSPPRTHARLDRETIEALAVDRSEAAGILRRAATLGEFRYGPDDSPWYGAGFHTTAEATNAHTLAKKLSTIEVPRLIDRSTTLIEGTRLRPFENIAELGIYLRLLADLRETLDRFVPSVFDRPLDELIAATSTRRDAPGMSGATRRRLRKLALEYVRPGGHVADLNESLRRIQQQRKLWNRFADAGAPPSVPLGVADVQVAYQKVAEDLMSLDEPLGRTRRPDSLLVLPLSELTNMLGGLAMESEVLVNLQERTSQLSRLRELRLDPLLSDLSARHVTSENVAAELELAWWQSVLETLLADDRALLGANTRVLDRLEADFRLVDQAHASATGQLLSAQLAVQWKIALADNAEQADALRRMLRAGTASPDILTDRAPQLSRVLAPVWLASPYDVASLPLSMAFDAVVLVDAGGCTLAENIGAIRRARQVVAFGDPVTQTPSPFRIAVTDSSAPGVVEEEPHDVDAWHDASALAHLSGLLPVYTLTRSYRSVGDDLAELVNRRFYGGQIDSLPWAGSFLGHSSLTLSYVHGGHGMPDGDTGTVESVDAEVTRVVELVMEHALNRSRESLMVVTASQKHAVRVQHEVLAASTKRQELADFVMGDRPEPFTVVTLEESVAQSRDRVIFSIGYGRTPHGRLLSSFGPLGEPGGERLLAVGLTRARRAMDIVSCFRPEDIDTSRMKHGIVALAQVLEEAAEIEGAVEDEPDDSEPLLVDLARRLENLDMTVRLGHRGVLPLAASYGSKAVVIETDRVLGMASLRESLRLRPEVLRRLGWHYVRVHSFELFANPEAVAQRIGRLLGALEPEPKDE
- the hutI gene encoding imidazolonepropionase, which gives rise to MSTLFLHGIGLLVTNDQHTSGARADDPLGAVEDAALIARDGQVVWAGRQADAAPQVARLLQGDVERVDAGGRAVIPGFVDSHTHLAFAGDRSAEFVARMAGERYAAGGIRSTVAATRAASDEQLRATLQHFERELASQGTTSFEVKTGYGLDVDNEERLARLAREVTDEVTFLGAHVVPSEYADDRSGYVDLVTGPMLHACAPHARWIDVFCDEGAFTAEEAERILTAGRDRGLGVRIHAGQLGEGEGVRVAVGLDAASVDHATYLSADDVAALAASNTVCTLLPGVEFSTRHPYPDARALLSAGVTIALASDCNPGSCFTSSMPFVIALAVRELGMTPDEALWAATAGGARALRRDDVGRLSPGASADLVLLDAPSHVYLAYRPGVPLVRRVWKHGVELRVD